Proteins encoded by one window of Triplophysa rosa linkage group LG19, Trosa_1v2, whole genome shotgun sequence:
- the akna gene encoding microtubule organization protein AKNA isoform X3, which translates to MKREPMEWTRGDTTAGVLVWTPAPAYSSPSSPEGSDFRWEEEVDEDFQSQMDENGIIGLAESQGQLEVDHREEEIAEDMLWYVKTPEPEDGPPPSALEEISFHLSELLDSGPLSQPTENDCHTSYMQEEQVADDDQSVLLEDWTDDEHDARSPMIHRQELHTFPERDGTLDMTDEDTAEKDMCEDSQRHTDHSFPVTEKMAPHIDPIKGLDFSQNGIEDSKNIPDVEITEHSEQSDSEELKKCFPSASHLSSPNTLHTFPHLSFEEQINNCGIEAETVSEGALSNVGVESSHSTSSHQRFDPKSYQTIQSRELEIKYKITPQTSVRSPLMKIRLGKTNHAGMSEDKGERRLHSPYHNHQLPTPSPTKTNPDFQDRRAQRIAKARECSPPPAPHRSSDKNNQRTSKTSHTDPDDIRKGQLSHPLPDFSKVGPKVHFPKGGYKPPKSRAVAHGKTSQPVLPVVFKSPAEIVREVLLSSTDESPGSPSSSGTHKRLNSTVPEEFRCPQQASTLVQQLQEDYNRLLTKYAEAENTIDRLRLKAQVSLYSDPPKPSTAILSGVIQEGSKVMTLSFPQAQRAEFGAGSANPTGQRDNLAHINSRKAQTRPSSTNSVSSRSSVSSTADHLTETLTKQTCRFQLQVDSFEELLKNGKLKPCEELKGVSTLAEGQESLERAYLDTRAQFRMLQQCQGRPLTFDPDRELEGQIFTSGMRLEELKERIKQNQTTLEPPSTPAPHSDMLSLSMLETEPLPESPLSAAHPEACVGAEVSSVNGESDEEEMLPSHLYHLNDKHQCVEKDFSKLMDRYQSFKELPGLLDRSVTLMGCDSLDFKHSSPPRNESSTNRQQWSSTDRAKRQPVADCGPPSGPSVRSQVCDAMETHPKAPCHSSLLPGQPGRERKTAGNRMVLSSSMTSLAESIETGNRILKTKSKTVVAPPLDGVVSPETDSGFMGSESSQLTPAVHSPLQQRAVVRSSGPHMKNPIKANSACRTRQPLAVSSSPSRLSLDPPADHLSTGRCTSSVGRRAREERCSASSLATSTSTLHWPETTLQPGPCSLTSQSEHGSDQEEKARDNPCPQPANLQSGFHRSPSLRVPYHHSDLKAQSSVQLTNHQEALQSLQQEVNKVKERLEGSLRLSKPSSPVIAPPNISEDTRDNTPPQAATPQWLDLRSSERMGGQREMGSREIKGRSGAPRLTLRKRSASLPRYRSESNTRSDSEHVQSEPRASAMSYIPVSPMTSRGRRQTRSGFGHHQNSHQTPEAESEDSGDTEPSPVPQPTCARCASKRIGAPARPARSTRIPRPAQSHCSHCPLCGALQSSQSRIPQPENQGSVPGWSQPMRSLQRERVGFESMAVAPSPTVLGSVPVVPYMPVYPSTLYISSPVTAQAYSQPFNISMSPSRDERSEVRGHRRHSLSMDHQQSSLSSSLKRAITVARNMRRVSRHMAHSMASGLENMSVLATTY; encoded by the exons atgaagagggAACCGATGGAGTGGACCAGAGGTGATACCACTGCAGGGGTTCTGGTGTGGACACCAGCCCCAGCCTACTCCTCTCCCTCAAGCCCAGAGGGGTCGGACTTCAGATGGGAGGAAGAAGTAGATGAGGACTTTCAAAGCCAGATGGATGAGAACGGCATCATTGGTCTGGCAGAGAGTCAAGGGCAGCTGGAG GTGGATCATAGAGAAGAGGAGATTGCAGAGGACATGTTGTGGTATGTGAAGACCCCAGAGCCTGAGGATGGACCACCACCGTCCGCACTGGAGGAGATAAGCTTCCACCTGAGTGAACTGCTAGACTCGGGCCCCCTCTCTCAGCCCACTGAAAATGACTGCCATACTTCTTACATGC AAGAAGAGCAGGTCGCAGATGATGACCAAAGCGTTTTATTGGAGGACTGGACCGATGATGAGCATGATGCCAGGAGCCCAATGATCCACAGGCAGGAATTACACACTTTCCCAGAGAGAGACGGAACATTAGACATGACAGATGAAGATACTGCGGAAAAAGACATGTGTGAAGATTCTCAGAGACATACAGATCACTCATTTCCTGTCACAGAAAAAATGGCGCCTCACATCGACCCGATAAAGGGTCTCGATTTCAGTCAAAATGGGATTGAAGACTCCAAAAATATTCCAGATGTAGAAATTACTGAGCATTCGGAACAAAGTGATTCCGAAGAACTCAAGAAATGTTTTCCCTCAGCTTCACATCTGTCCTCTCCAAACACTCTTCATACCTTTCCTCATTTGTCCTTTGAGGAGCAGATTAATAACTGTGGGATTGAGGCTGAGACCGTTTCAGAGGGAGCTCTTTCCAACGTCGGGGTGGAGTCATCTCATAGCACTAGCAGTCACCAGAGATTTGACCCTAAATCTTACCAAACTATTCAATCTAGAGAGCTGGAGATTAAATACAAGATCACACCTCAGACCTCAGTGAGAAGCCCGTTGATGAAAATCAGACTTGGAAAAACAAACCATGCTGGTATGAGTGAAGATAAAGGAGAAAGAAGGTTGCACAGTCCCTACCACAACCACCAGCTTCCAACACCCTCTCCTACAAAAACAAACCCAGATTTCCAGGATCGTCGTGCACAGCGTATTGCTAAAGCGAGAGAGTGCTCTCCGCCTCCTGCACCTCACCGTTCTTCAGATAAAAATAACCAAAGAACCTCCAAAACGTCCCACACCGATCCAGATGATATCAG GAAAGGCCAACTGAGCCACCCATTGCCGGATTTCTCTAAAGTGGGGCCGAAGGTTCATTTCCCAAAGGGTGGATACAAGCCCCCTAAAAGTCGTGCCGTTGCTCATGGCAAAACTTCACAGCCTGTTCTACCTGTAGTTTTCAAATCACCTGCTGAGATTGTGCGAGAGGTCCTGTTGAGCAGCACTGACGAGTCTCCAGGAAGTCCTTCCTCCAGTGGGACCCACAAACGTTTAAACAGTACAGTACCAGAGGAGTTCCGCTGTCCCCAACAGGCCAGCACACTAGTGCAACAGCTTCAG GAGGACTACAACAGGCTTCTGACTAAGTACGCTGAGGCTGAAAACACAATTGACCGACTCCGTCTCAAAGCTCAG GTGAGTCTGTATTCTGACCCGCCCAAACCCAGTACTGCTATCCTGTCGGGTGTCATTCAGGAGGGGTCAAAGGTCATGACCCTCAGCTTTCCTCAAGCACAGAGGGCAGAGTTTGGTGCAGGCTCTGCTAATCCAACTGGGCAGAGAGATAATTTAG CTCACATAAACTCAAGAAAAGCCCAAACTCGCCCGTCCTCCACGAACTCGGTTTCCTCCAGGAGTTCCGTGTCCAGCACTGCAGACCATCTGACAGAGACTCTGACCAAACAAACCTGCAGATTTCAGCTACAG GTTGATTCTTTTGAGGAGCTTTTGAAGAATGGGAAACTGAAGCCTTGCGAAGAGCTGAAg GGTGTCTCCACACTGGCTGAGGGACAGGAATCTCTCGAGAGGGCTTATCTGGATACGCGAGCCCAGTTTCGGATGCTACAGCAATGTCAAGGCAGGcctttgacctttgaccccgaCAG AGAACTAGAGGGTCAGATCTTTACATCAGGGATGCGATTGGAGGAACTGAAGGAGCGGATAAAGCAGAACCAGACCACTTTAGAACCTCCTTCAACTCCAGCCCCTCACTCGGATATGCTGTCTTTGTCCATGCTGGAGACTGAACCATTACCCGAG AGCCCACTGTCAGCTGCCCATCCTGAGGCTTGTGTTGGCGCAGAGGTGAGTTCAGTTAACGGAGAGAGCGATGAAGAGGAGATGCTTCCGTCCCATCTTTATCATCTGAATGACAAACATCAATGTGTGGAGAAGGACTTCAGTAAACTCATGGACCG CTACCAAAGTTTTAAAGAGCTCCCAGGGCTGCTGGACAGAAGTGTGACCTTAATGGGCTGTGACTCGCTGGATTTTAAACACTCTTCTCCTCCCAGGAATGAAAGCTCCACGAACAGACAACAATGGTCTAGCACTGACAGAGCGAAAAG GCAGCCTGTAGCAGATTGTGGCCCTCCCTCTGGCCCATCCGTGAGGTCACAGGTCTGTGACGCCATGGAAACTCACCCCAAGGCGCCATGCCACTCCTCTCTGTTGCCAGGGCAACCGGGCAGGGAGAGGAAAACAGCAGGAAACAGAATGGTCCTCAGCAGCAGCATGACCAGCTTGGCTGAGAGCATAGAGACTGGAAATAGGATCTTGAAAACAAAGAGCAAGACTGTTGTAGCGCCCCCTCTG GATGGAGTTGTGTCTCCAGAGACAGACAGTGGCTTTATGGGATCTGAGAGCAGTCAGCTTACTCCTGCAGTACACAGTCCTCTCCAGCAGAGAGCAGTAGTGAG GTCGTCTGGACCACACATGAAGAACCCCATAAAGGCAAATTCGGCTTGTCGTACTAGGCAGCCTTTGGCGGTTTCCTCTTCTCCCTCACGACTCTCTCTGGATCCCCCTGCAGACCACCTCAGCACAGGAAGATGCACCAGTTCTGTTGGGAGGAGAGCAAGAGAAGAGAGGTGTTCTGCTTCCAGTCTTGCTACCTCTACCTCCACCCTTCATTGGCCTGAAACCACCCTCCAACCCGGGCCGTGCAGCCTcaccagccaatcagagcatGGGAGTGATCAGG AAGAAAAAGCACGAGATAACCCATGCCCACAACCAGCCAATCTGCAGTCCGGATTTCACAGAAGCCCCTCCCTCCGTGTGCCCTATCACCACAGCGACCTCAAAGCCCAAAGTTCTGTCCAGCTAACAAATCACCA AGAGGCCCTTCAGTCCCTACAGCAGGAAGTGAACAAAGTGAAAGAGAGACTAGAGGGAAGTCTGAGGCTCTCCAAACCTTCCAGTCCTGTTATAGCGCCCCCTAACATCTCAGAGGACACCAGGGATAACACACCCCCACAGGCGGCTACACCTCAGTGGCTTGACTTAAG atCGTCAGAAAGAATGGGAGGGCAGAGAGAGATGGGAAGCAGAGAGATTAAAGGGAGAAGCGGTGCTCCACGACTCACCCTGAGGAAGAGATCAGCATCTTTGCCCAGATATAGATCTGAATCCAATACGA GAAGTGATTCCGAGCATGTGCAGTCTGAGCCGAGAGCATCTGCGATGAGTTATATCCCAGTGTCCCCTATGACGTCAAGAGGAAGAAGACAAACCAGATCAGGATTTGGCCATCACCAAAATT CCCATCAGACACCAGAGGCTGAATCTGAGGATAGTGGTGACACAGAACCAAGCCCAGTCCCACAACCTACCTGTGCACGCTGCGCGTCAAAGCGCATCGGTGCCCCCGCAC GTCCAGCGAGGAGCACACGTATTCCACGTCCCGCCCAGTCCCACTGTAGTCATTGTCCATTGTGTGGTGCATTACAATCCAGTCAATCAAGAATCCCTCAACCAG AAAATCAGGGCTCAGTCCCCGGATGGAGTCAACCAATGAGATCCTTACAGAGGGAGAGAGTAGGCTTTGAGAGTATGGCTGTGGCTCCTTCCCCCACCGTCCTGGGTAGTGTTCCAGTTGTCCCGTATATGCCAGTCTATCCTTCAACTCT TTACATATCCAGCCCTGTGACAGCCCAGGCCTACTCACAACCATTTAACATCTCGATGAGTCCCTCCAGAGATGAGAGGTCAGAGGTTAGAGGTCATCGCCGGCACTCTCTCTCTATGGACCATCAGCAGTCTTCTCTGAGCAGCTCTCTGAAACGTGCCATCACGGTAGCTAGAAACATGAGGCGGGTCTCGCGTCACATGGCTCACTCTATGGCCTCAGGACTGGAGAACATGAGCGTCCTCGCCACAACCTACTGA